In Pectobacterium aroidearum, the following are encoded in one genomic region:
- a CDS encoding amino acid ABC transporter permease has product MAFTDWDIVRNLLLAARWTLLLSLTAFIGGALVTFPLMLLRLTKRKWPTRFVHLYSELFQGTPLLMQLFLAFFGLALFGIDVSPWTAAALALTLFTSAFLVDIWCGSVEALPKGQWEASRCLGLDFGQTLYRVIAPQAMRIAIAPTVGFSVQVIKGTALASIIGFVELTKAGTMLNNVTYQPFKVFGLVALGYFLMCYPLSYYSRYLEKKFNAAHHH; this is encoded by the coding sequence ATGGCATTTACCGACTGGGATATTGTGCGCAACCTGCTGCTGGCGGCACGCTGGACGCTGCTGTTGTCGCTGACGGCCTTCATTGGCGGCGCGCTGGTGACGTTTCCACTGATGCTGCTGCGGTTGACCAAACGCAAATGGCCGACACGTTTTGTCCATCTGTATTCCGAGCTGTTTCAGGGGACGCCGCTGCTGATGCAGCTGTTTCTCGCGTTTTTCGGGCTGGCGCTGTTCGGCATCGATGTGAGCCCGTGGACGGCGGCGGCACTGGCGCTGACGCTGTTTACCAGCGCTTTTCTGGTGGATATCTGGTGCGGCAGCGTGGAAGCCTTGCCGAAAGGGCAGTGGGAAGCCTCACGCTGTCTCGGTCTGGATTTCGGCCAGACGCTCTATCGGGTCATTGCGCCACAGGCGATGCGTATCGCCATCGCGCCCACGGTGGGGTTTTCCGTCCAGGTCATTAAAGGCACCGCGCTGGCGTCAATCATCGGATTTGTCGAGCTGACTAAAGCGGGAACCATGCTGAATAACGTGACCTATCAGCCGTTTAAAGTGTTCGGATTGGTGGCGCTGGGCTACTTCCTGATGTGCTATCCGCTCTCTTACTACAGCCGCTATCTGGAGAAGAAATTCAATGCCGCTCATCACCATTAA
- a CDS encoding glycoside hydrolase family 3 N-terminal domain-containing protein yields the protein MRKNRLHFVLSLAAPLFSSVPLFFSPIASAISQAELGYRDVPTIMLDGLTFKDLNRDGKVNPYEDWRLSPDQRANDLVTRMTLAEKAGLMMHGSAPTTGSVIGAGSAYDIDTARKMIAERSISSFITRLSGDDPTQMAEENNKLQQIAENTRLGIPLTISSDPRNAFQYLVGASVSSGKFSKWPETLGLAAIGDESLTRQFADIVRQEYRAVGITEALSPQADLATEPRWSRSSGTFGEDAELTKKMVRGYIEGMQNGRNGLNPQSVISIVKHWVGYGAAQDGWDSHNVYGKYAIFKKNDLQQHIEPFTGAFEARVAGIMPTYSILKDATWQGKPIEQVGAGFNRFLLTDLLRGVYGFDGVILSDWLITNDCKDDCVTGAKPNEKPVPRGMPWGVENLTVEQRFIKAVEAGVDQFGGVTNSSVLISAVQRGKLTESRLDVSVRRLLKQKFQIGLFERPYVHAEQASLVVGKAEWQQQADEAQRRALVLLQNKNILPLRAGSKVWLDGIDKSVAQKAGLIVVETPELADVAVVRSVAPYEQPHKNFYFGAKHHEGSLAYTENNPEYQTIVRASASVPTIVTVYLDRPAILTNIVDKAQAVIANFGISDDVLLKQLMSGEAYTGKLPFELPSSMKAVLNQQPGVPYDSKKPLFPFGFGLTK from the coding sequence ATGAGAAAAAACAGACTGCATTTTGTATTATCTTTAGCCGCACCATTATTTTCCTCTGTACCTTTATTTTTTTCTCCGATTGCTTCTGCAATATCACAAGCAGAATTAGGGTATCGCGATGTGCCAACCATTATGCTGGATGGTCTGACATTTAAAGACCTGAACCGTGATGGAAAGGTCAATCCATATGAAGACTGGCGTTTATCTCCCGATCAACGAGCGAACGATCTGGTTACGCGTATGACGCTGGCGGAAAAAGCGGGGTTGATGATGCATGGTTCCGCCCCGACGACGGGGAGTGTGATTGGCGCAGGGTCTGCTTATGATATTGATACGGCGAGAAAAATGATTGCTGAGCGGTCAATCAGCAGTTTTATCACTCGCCTGTCCGGTGACGATCCTACGCAAATGGCGGAGGAAAATAATAAATTACAGCAGATTGCAGAAAATACGCGCCTAGGGATTCCTCTGACGATTAGCAGTGACCCGCGCAATGCGTTCCAGTATTTGGTTGGCGCATCCGTTTCCTCTGGAAAGTTTAGTAAATGGCCTGAAACGCTGGGGCTGGCCGCTATTGGTGATGAATCACTGACCCGGCAGTTTGCCGATATTGTGCGTCAGGAATATCGTGCAGTCGGGATCACGGAGGCGCTATCACCGCAGGCCGATCTGGCAACGGAACCGCGTTGGTCAAGGAGTAGTGGAACGTTTGGTGAAGATGCGGAACTGACCAAGAAAATGGTCAGGGGTTATATCGAAGGCATGCAAAATGGCAGAAATGGCCTGAATCCACAAAGTGTCATCAGTATCGTTAAACACTGGGTCGGATATGGCGCTGCGCAGGATGGGTGGGATAGCCACAATGTTTATGGCAAATATGCCATCTTCAAAAAGAACGATCTCCAGCAGCATATCGAGCCTTTTACCGGAGCATTTGAGGCGCGTGTCGCAGGCATTATGCCAACCTACTCCATTTTGAAAGACGCGACGTGGCAAGGAAAGCCGATTGAGCAAGTCGGCGCGGGCTTTAACCGTTTTCTATTAACCGATTTGCTACGTGGGGTTTACGGATTTGATGGCGTCATTCTTAGCGACTGGCTTATCACCAATGATTGTAAAGATGACTGTGTTACGGGGGCTAAGCCGAATGAAAAGCCCGTACCGCGTGGCATGCCGTGGGGCGTTGAAAACCTGACGGTAGAACAGCGATTCATTAAAGCGGTAGAGGCGGGTGTCGATCAGTTTGGTGGTGTCACTAACTCTTCGGTACTGATTAGCGCGGTACAGCGTGGAAAACTGACTGAGTCGCGTCTGGATGTTTCTGTCAGGCGTTTACTGAAACAGAAATTCCAGATTGGTTTGTTTGAACGTCCTTACGTTCATGCAGAACAGGCAAGCCTGGTGGTGGGTAAGGCAGAATGGCAGCAGCAGGCGGATGAGGCACAGAGACGCGCGTTGGTACTGCTGCAAAATAAAAATATCTTGCCATTGCGCGCGGGAAGCAAAGTCTGGCTGGATGGAATCGATAAGAGCGTTGCTCAAAAGGCTGGGCTGATCGTGGTAGAAACGCCAGAACTCGCCGATGTCGCTGTGGTTCGCAGCGTTGCACCGTATGAGCAACCACATAAAAATTTCTACTTTGGTGCCAAACACCACGAAGGTTCATTAGCCTATACCGAAAACAATCCAGAATACCAAACGATTGTCAGGGCCAGTGCCAGCGTACCGACAATCGTGACGGTGTATCTGGATCGTCCGGCTATTCTGACCAATATCGTGGATAAAGCCCAGGCTGTTATCGCCAACTTTGGGATCAGTGACGATGTGTTACTCAAGCAACTTATGTCTGGAGAGGCATATACCGGGAAACTCCCATTTGAGTTACCGTCTTCCATGAAAGCGGTACTCAATCAGCAACCCGGTGTACCCTATGACAGTAAAAAACCGCTCTTTCCCTTTGGATTCGGTTTAACGAAATAA
- a CDS encoding amidohydrolase: MSTLKISLLQQPLVWRDGEANLRHFDTLLAEMSGHDLIVLPEMFTTGFAMEAAKGSLEQSVVEAWLHQWAQKTNALIGGSVAVNTPKGAVNRFLLVDPHGEVYHYDKRHLFRMADEHHHYQAGTERVTLEWRGWRICPMICYDLRFPVWSRNRQDYDLALYVANWPAPRAAHWQTLLAARAIENQAYVAGCNRVGTDGNGHSYRGDSLIINAQGEILASAAPNQPARLDAELSLEALQSYRESFPAWRDADRFTL; the protein is encoded by the coding sequence ATGTCGACTTTAAAGATTTCATTACTGCAACAGCCGCTGGTCTGGCGCGATGGGGAAGCCAATCTGCGCCATTTCGATACCTTATTGGCAGAGATGAGCGGACACGATCTGATTGTGTTGCCGGAGATGTTCACCACCGGCTTTGCAATGGAAGCCGCTAAAGGCAGTCTGGAGCAGTCAGTTGTAGAAGCGTGGCTGCACCAGTGGGCGCAGAAAACGAATGCCCTGATCGGCGGTAGCGTCGCGGTGAACACACCAAAGGGCGCAGTGAACCGTTTCCTGCTGGTCGATCCGCACGGTGAGGTGTATCACTACGACAAACGCCACCTGTTTCGCATGGCGGACGAACACCACCATTATCAGGCAGGCACAGAACGGGTCACTCTTGAATGGCGCGGCTGGCGCATCTGTCCGATGATCTGTTACGACCTGCGTTTCCCGGTCTGGTCGCGCAATCGGCAGGACTACGATCTGGCGCTGTATGTCGCCAACTGGCCTGCGCCTCGCGCAGCACACTGGCAGACGCTGCTGGCCGCGCGCGCCATTGAGAATCAGGCCTACGTTGCAGGCTGTAACCGCGTCGGCACTGACGGCAACGGTCACAGCTACCGTGGCGACAGCCTGATTATTAATGCACAGGGGGAAATCCTGGCTTCTGCCGCCCCCAACCAGCCTGCCCGTCTGGACGCAGAACTGTCGCTGGAAGCGCTGCAAAGCTATCGGGAATCCTTCCCTGCCTGGCGCGACGCCGATCGTTTTACGCTGTAG
- a CDS encoding amino acid ABC transporter ATP-binding protein: MPLITINQVQKYYGQNHVLKGVDLDIEMGEVISIIGRSGSGKSTLLRCMNGLEGYQDGSIKLGGMTVTDRDSQAREISRSVGMVFQNFNLFPHMTALENVMLAPRRVLGKSAAECRELGEQMLNKVGLGERLHYYPANLSGGQQQRVAIARALAMNPKVLLCDEITSALDPELVGEVLKVLEQLAAEGMTLILVTHEMNFAREVGDRVVFMHQGTVWEQGDSKTLFANPQTRELKQFIASVRGLSEA; this comes from the coding sequence ATGCCGCTCATCACCATTAATCAGGTTCAAAAATATTACGGCCAGAACCATGTCCTGAAAGGGGTGGATCTGGATATTGAAATGGGCGAAGTCATTTCGATCATCGGGCGCAGCGGCTCCGGTAAGAGCACGCTCCTGCGCTGCATGAACGGTCTGGAAGGCTATCAGGACGGCAGCATCAAGCTGGGCGGAATGACGGTCACCGACCGGGATTCGCAGGCGCGGGAAATCAGCCGCTCGGTCGGAATGGTGTTCCAGAATTTCAATCTGTTCCCGCATATGACGGCGCTGGAAAACGTGATGCTGGCACCGCGCCGCGTACTGGGTAAAAGCGCGGCGGAATGCCGTGAACTGGGCGAGCAGATGCTTAATAAGGTCGGACTGGGTGAACGCCTTCACTACTATCCTGCCAACCTGTCGGGCGGCCAGCAGCAGCGCGTCGCGATTGCCCGCGCGCTGGCGATGAACCCGAAAGTCCTGTTATGCGATGAAATTACCTCGGCGCTCGATCCTGAATTGGTCGGCGAAGTGCTGAAAGTACTGGAGCAGCTTGCCGCAGAAGGGATGACGCTGATTCTGGTGACGCATGAAATGAATTTTGCCCGTGAAGTGGGTGACCGCGTGGTGTTTATGCATCAGGGCACCGTCTGGGAGCAGGGCGACAGCAAAACGCTGTTCGCTAACCCGCAGACCCGTGAATTAAAACAGTTTATTGCCTCGGTTCGGGGACTATCGGAAGCGTAA
- a CDS encoding alanine--glyoxylate aminotransferase family protein, translating into MSSELYAQINPPHRLLMGPGPINADPRVLRAMASQLVGQYDPAMTNYMNQVMALYRQLFRTENRWTMLVDGTSRAGIEAILLSSIRPGDKVLVPVFGRFGHLLCEIARRCRAEVHTIDVPWGEVFSPDQIEDAIKAVRPRLLLTVQGDTSTTMLQPLEELGEICRRHGVLFYTDATASFGGNPLETDKWGLDAVSAGLQKCLGGPSGSSPITLSPQMEAVIRRRKCVEQGIRTDAHQDGDDEMIYSNYFDLGMVMDYWGPERLNHHTEATSMLFAARECARTILEEGLERSIARHALHGNALVAGIQGMGLETFGSLPHKMNNVLGVVIPDGVRGEQVRKLLLEDFAIEIGTSFGPLQGKIWRIGTMGYNARKDCVMQTLTALEAVLNRLGFRTVQGEALQAAWSCYATDEGRA; encoded by the coding sequence ATGAGCAGCGAACTGTACGCGCAAATTAATCCACCTCATCGCTTACTGATGGGGCCGGGGCCGATCAACGCCGATCCGCGCGTATTACGGGCGATGGCCAGCCAATTGGTTGGACAGTATGACCCTGCGATGACGAACTACATGAATCAGGTCATGGCGCTTTATCGTCAGCTTTTCCGCACCGAAAATCGCTGGACGATGCTGGTGGATGGCACCTCGCGCGCGGGGATCGAAGCGATTCTGCTGTCATCAATCCGGCCTGGCGATAAGGTGCTGGTGCCGGTATTTGGTCGTTTTGGTCATCTGCTCTGTGAGATTGCCCGTCGCTGCCGCGCTGAGGTTCATACCATCGATGTGCCGTGGGGTGAGGTGTTCTCGCCTGACCAAATCGAAGACGCGATCAAGGCGGTACGTCCACGCCTGCTGCTGACAGTGCAGGGCGACACCTCGACCACCATGCTGCAGCCGCTGGAAGAGCTAGGCGAGATTTGCCGCCGTCATGGCGTACTGTTTTATACCGATGCGACGGCGTCTTTTGGCGGTAACCCGCTGGAAACGGATAAATGGGGACTGGATGCCGTCTCGGCTGGATTACAGAAGTGTCTCGGCGGGCCGTCTGGCAGCTCACCGATCACGCTCAGCCCGCAGATGGAAGCGGTGATCCGCCGTCGTAAATGCGTAGAACAGGGGATCCGAACGGACGCGCATCAGGATGGCGATGACGAGATGATCTATTCCAACTATTTCGATCTGGGCATGGTAATGGATTACTGGGGGCCGGAGCGTCTGAACCACCATACGGAGGCGACGAGCATGCTGTTTGCCGCCCGCGAGTGTGCGCGGACGATCCTCGAAGAGGGGCTGGAACGCAGTATTGCCCGCCATGCGCTGCATGGTAATGCGCTGGTGGCGGGGATTCAGGGAATGGGGTTGGAAACCTTTGGTTCGTTGCCCCACAAAATGAATAACGTACTGGGCGTGGTGATTCCTGACGGTGTGCGCGGTGAACAGGTGCGTAAGCTATTGCTGGAAGATTTTGCTATTGAGATCGGCACCTCGTTTGGCCCACTTCAGGGCAAGATCTGGCGCATCGGCACGATGGGCTACAACGCACGTAAAGACTGCGTGATGCAAACGCTGACGGCGCTGGAGGCTGTATTAAATCGGCTGGGTTTCCGCACGGTGCAGGGTGAAGCGTTGCAGGCTGCCTGGAGTTGTTACGCGACGGACGAGGGACGTGCATGA
- the cysI gene encoding assimilatory sulfite reductase (NADPH) hemoprotein subunit has protein sequence MSDKKLSDNERLKTQSNYLRGTIQDDLADPLTGGFVADNFQLIRFHGMYQQDDRDIRQERIAQKLEPLHTVMLRVRLPGGIITPHQWLGIDAFAREHTLYGSIRITNRQTVQLHGVLKDDIKPVHKLLNHLGLDSRATAGDVNRNVLCTANPVESVLHRQSWEWAKKISEHLLPRTNAYAEVWLDKEKIIQPDDEPILGKSYLPRKFKTAVVIPPQNDVDIHANDLSFVAIGDGDQLVGFNVLVGGGLAMTQGDTSTYPRLATEFGFIPLAHTLAIAEAVVSTQRDWGNRENRRNAKTKYTLERVGADVFKAEVERRSGVTFSPLKPYVFSERGDRIGWVEGIDGKHHLTLFIPSGRLLDKPGLPNKSGIAAIARVHNGDFRLTANQNIIIAGVASDDKAQIDALARQYGLLDSSLSSQRKDSMACVSFPTCPLAMAEAERVLPDVVSQIEHLLHKYGVGDESFVFRITGCPNGCGRAMLAEVGLIGRAVGRYSLYLGGNREGTRIPRLYKDNIDVPTLLTEIERLIGLWAKERKVGEGFGDFVIRAKIVMPVIHAPVDFHTAV, from the coding sequence ATGAGCGATAAAAAACTGTCTGATAACGAACGTCTTAAAACACAAAGTAATTATCTGCGCGGGACGATTCAAGATGATTTAGCCGACCCGCTAACGGGGGGATTTGTTGCGGATAATTTTCAGTTAATTCGTTTTCATGGCATGTATCAGCAGGATGATCGGGATATCAGGCAAGAGCGTATTGCTCAGAAACTGGAGCCATTGCATACCGTTATGCTGCGTGTCCGTTTGCCGGGCGGGATCATTACGCCGCATCAGTGGTTAGGCATTGATGCCTTTGCGCGTGAGCACACGCTTTATGGCAGCATTCGTATTACCAATCGACAGACGGTGCAATTGCATGGTGTGCTGAAAGATGACATCAAACCCGTACATAAGCTGCTTAATCATCTCGGCTTGGATTCGCGAGCCACCGCAGGAGATGTCAATCGCAATGTACTGTGTACCGCTAACCCGGTTGAATCTGTTTTGCATCGTCAATCCTGGGAATGGGCAAAGAAGATTTCTGAGCACCTTTTACCGCGCACAAATGCTTATGCCGAAGTGTGGTTGGATAAAGAGAAAATTATTCAACCCGATGACGAACCCATTCTGGGAAAAAGTTATCTGCCGAGAAAATTCAAAACGGCGGTGGTCATTCCACCGCAGAATGACGTGGATATTCATGCTAACGATCTGAGCTTTGTCGCTATCGGCGATGGCGATCAATTGGTTGGTTTCAATGTGTTGGTGGGCGGTGGTTTGGCGATGACGCAGGGAGATACCAGCACGTATCCCCGCTTGGCGACGGAGTTTGGCTTTATTCCATTGGCACATACGCTGGCGATTGCTGAGGCGGTGGTATCAACTCAGCGTGATTGGGGTAACCGTGAGAATCGCCGCAATGCGAAGACAAAATATACGCTTGAACGTGTTGGCGCTGACGTCTTTAAAGCCGAGGTCGAGCGACGTAGTGGGGTAACGTTCTCTCCGCTAAAACCCTATGTCTTTTCTGAACGTGGCGATCGCATTGGTTGGGTTGAAGGGATTGATGGCAAGCACCACCTGACGTTGTTTATTCCCAGTGGGCGTCTGCTGGATAAACCGGGATTACCAAATAAAAGCGGTATCGCGGCTATTGCCCGCGTGCACAACGGTGATTTTCGCCTGACGGCGAACCAGAACATCATCATCGCTGGGGTGGCAAGCGACGATAAAGCGCAGATCGATGCATTAGCCCGGCAGTATGGGTTGCTGGATTCATCGCTATCGTCACAGCGTAAAGATTCCATGGCCTGCGTCTCGTTTCCCACTTGTCCGTTGGCGATGGCCGAAGCGGAGCGAGTCCTTCCGGATGTCGTTTCACAAATAGAGCATTTGCTGCATAAATACGGCGTAGGCGATGAGTCGTTCGTTTTTCGCATTACCGGATGTCCCAATGGCTGTGGGCGAGCGATGCTGGCGGAAGTGGGGCTGATTGGGCGGGCTGTGGGACGTTATAGCCTGTACCTTGGTGGCAATCGTGAAGGGACACGCATTCCTCGCTTGTATAAAGATAATATCGACGTTCCTACATTACTGACTGAAATCGAACGGCTGATTGGTTTGTGGGCGAAGGAGAGAAAGGTGGGTGAAGGCTTCGGCGATTTTGTTATCAGGGCGAAAATTGTCATGCCTGTAATCCATGCGCCCGTCGATTTTCACACTGCGGTGTAG
- the hpxK gene encoding allantoate amidohydrolase codes for MSEMLMSPAAARVASEQIMSRCDALAEISETPGQLTRVYLSLEHLRANARVGEWMREAGMSVWQDSVGNICGRYEGLTPDAPALLLGSHLDTVRNAGRYDGMLGVLTAIEVVRAFHQQGTRLPVALEIIGFGDEEGTRFGITLLGSRGLTGTWPESWLECQDAEGTSVAQALTIAGLDPLEVALAARPVSDIAAYLELHIEQGPCLEQQDLALGVVTAINGARRLNCTFLGLAGHAGTVPMTQRQDALAAAADWMAQAERATRESDPHLVATFGTLQCLPGAANVIPGEVKMTLDIRGPEDAPLDALLEKLLTLGQDIAHQRGCQFSAEEYYRIAATRCDPTLQSILNEAVVQVQGKTLLLPSGAGHDAIAIAERWPVAMLFVRCRGGISHHPDESVTTADVALALQAFYQAVFKAA; via the coding sequence ATGAGTGAAATGTTGATGTCGCCCGCTGCGGCACGCGTTGCCTCTGAGCAGATTATGTCGCGTTGCGATGCGCTGGCAGAAATCAGCGAAACGCCCGGCCAGTTGACCCGCGTTTATCTGTCGCTGGAGCACCTGCGCGCCAATGCACGGGTGGGAGAATGGATGCGCGAAGCGGGGATGAGTGTCTGGCAGGATAGCGTTGGCAACATTTGCGGTCGCTACGAAGGATTAACGCCGGATGCACCAGCGCTGCTGCTCGGTTCGCATCTGGATACGGTACGCAATGCCGGACGCTATGACGGGATGCTAGGCGTCTTGACGGCGATTGAAGTGGTGCGCGCATTTCATCAACAGGGGACTCGTCTGCCCGTGGCGCTGGAAATTATCGGCTTCGGCGATGAGGAGGGGACACGCTTTGGTATTACGCTGCTCGGTAGTCGAGGGCTAACAGGCACCTGGCCGGAGAGCTGGCTGGAGTGTCAGGATGCCGAAGGCACCAGCGTGGCGCAGGCGTTGACCATTGCGGGGCTGGATCCGCTTGAGGTGGCGCTGGCCGCGCGTCCGGTCAGCGACATCGCCGCCTATCTGGAATTGCACATCGAGCAAGGACCGTGTCTGGAACAGCAGGATCTGGCGCTGGGGGTGGTCACGGCGATCAACGGTGCGCGGCGGCTCAACTGCACGTTCCTTGGGCTGGCGGGACATGCGGGCACCGTACCGATGACGCAACGGCAAGATGCGCTGGCGGCGGCGGCGGACTGGATGGCGCAGGCTGAGCGGGCTACGCGTGAAAGCGATCCCCATCTGGTCGCCACGTTTGGTACGTTGCAGTGTTTGCCGGGCGCGGCGAACGTCATTCCCGGTGAAGTGAAGATGACGCTGGATATTCGCGGGCCGGAGGATGCACCGCTGGATGCGCTGTTAGAGAAACTCCTGACGCTAGGGCAGGACATCGCGCACCAGCGCGGTTGCCAGTTTAGTGCCGAGGAATATTACCGTATTGCTGCAACCCGCTGCGATCCCACCTTGCAGTCGATATTAAACGAGGCAGTGGTGCAGGTGCAGGGTAAAACGCTGCTGTTGCCGAGCGGCGCAGGGCATGATGCCATCGCTATCGCTGAACGCTGGCCAGTGGCGATGCTGTTTGTTCGCTGTCGTGGCGGTATCAGCCACCACCCTGATGAATCCGTGACCACCGCAGATGTGGCGCTGGCGCTACAGGCTTTTTATCAGGCGGTGTTTAAGGCAGCATAA
- a CDS encoding pyridoxal phosphate-dependent aminotransferase, whose translation MSAALIPDSKLPSLGTTIFTQMSALAQQHQAINLSQGFPDFDGPDYLQQRLAYHVSQGANQYAPMTGVAPLRQAIAEKTEALYGWRPDADSEVTVTAGATEALFAAIAALVRPGDEVICFDPSYDSYAPAVTLAGGVLKRIALQPPAFRVDWSHFTDLLSDRTRLVILNTPHNPSATVWQKADFEQLWQAIAARNIFVLSDEVYEHICFDSEGHASVLAHPSLRQRAIAVSSFGKTFHMTGWKVGYCVAPAVLSAEVRKVHQYLTFSVNTPAQFAIADMLREQPQHWRELPDFYRARRDRFINALASSRFEILPCEGTYFLLADYRAISGLDDVSFCRWLTEHVGVAAIPLSVFCADPFPHTLIRLCFAKQEATLDAAAERLCRL comes from the coding sequence ATGAGCGCCGCGCTAATCCCCGACAGTAAACTGCCTTCGCTAGGCACCACCATTTTTACTCAGATGAGTGCACTGGCCCAACAGCATCAGGCCATCAATCTATCACAAGGTTTCCCTGATTTTGACGGCCCGGACTATTTACAACAGCGGCTGGCGTATCATGTCAGTCAGGGGGCGAACCAATATGCGCCGATGACTGGCGTCGCGCCGTTGCGTCAGGCAATTGCTGAAAAAACAGAAGCGCTGTACGGCTGGCGACCAGATGCCGATAGTGAAGTCACCGTCACGGCGGGTGCCACTGAAGCGTTGTTTGCCGCCATTGCTGCGCTGGTGCGCCCCGGCGACGAAGTGATTTGTTTCGATCCCAGCTATGACAGCTATGCGCCTGCCGTTACGTTGGCTGGCGGCGTACTCAAACGCATCGCCTTGCAGCCGCCAGCGTTTCGCGTGGACTGGTCGCATTTTACTGACCTGCTGAGCGATCGGACTCGTTTGGTCATCCTGAATACCCCACACAACCCGTCCGCCACCGTCTGGCAGAAGGCCGATTTTGAACAACTGTGGCAGGCGATTGCCGCACGTAACATCTTTGTACTGAGCGATGAGGTCTACGAGCACATCTGTTTCGACAGTGAAGGGCACGCTAGCGTGCTGGCACACCCGTCGCTGCGCCAACGCGCCATCGCCGTCTCATCGTTTGGTAAAACGTTCCACATGACCGGCTGGAAAGTCGGCTACTGTGTCGCCCCCGCGGTCTTGAGTGCGGAAGTGCGTAAAGTTCACCAGTATCTGACGTTCTCCGTGAACACACCTGCCCAGTTTGCTATTGCCGATATGCTGCGTGAACAGCCGCAACACTGGCGTGAACTGCCCGATTTTTACCGTGCCAGACGCGATCGCTTCATCAACGCGCTGGCGAGCAGCCGTTTCGAGATTCTGCCCTGCGAAGGTACCTACTTCCTGCTGGCGGACTATCGGGCGATTTCCGGTCTGGACGATGTCAGTTTCTGCCGCTGGCTGACCGAACACGTTGGCGTTGCGGCCATTCCGCTGTCCGTCTTTTGCGCCGACCCGTTCCCACATACGTTGATTCGACTATGCTTTGCTAAACAGGAAGCAACGTTGGATGCCGCTGCGGAGCGTTTATGTCGACTTTAA